Proteins from one Ammospiza nelsoni isolate bAmmNel1 chromosome 18, bAmmNel1.pri, whole genome shotgun sequence genomic window:
- the MAPKAPK5 gene encoding MAP kinase-activated protein kinase 5 isoform X6, whose translation MSHDHDMERTIKETSILEEYNINWTQKLGAGISGPVRVCMKKSSQERFALKILLDRPKARNEIALALQHCHSLNIAHRDLKPENLLFKDNSLDAPVKLCDFGFAKVDQGDLMTPQFTPYYVAPQVLEAQRRHQKEKSGIIPTSPTPYTYNKSCDLWSLGVIIYVMLCGYPPFYSKHHSRTIPKDMRKKIMTGSFEFPEEEWSQISEMAKDIVRKLLKVKPEERLTIEGVLDHPWLNSTEALDNILPSAQLMMDKAMVAGIQQAHAEQLANMRIQDLKVSLKPLHSVNNPILRKRKLLGTKPKDGVYIHDPENGSNDSNVALEKLRDVIAQCILPQAGKGENEDEKLNEVMQEAWKYNRECKLLRDTLQSFSWNGRGFTDKVDRLKLAEIVKQVIEEQTNSHDSQ comes from the exons GAAACCTCCATTTTAGAGGAATACAACATAAACTGGACTCAGAAGCTGGGAGCTGGCATCAGTGGGCCTGTCAG AGTCTGCATGAAAAAATCCTCCCAGGAACGCTTTGCACTGAAAATCCTCCTCGATCGTCCAAAAGCTCGAAATGAG ATAGCTTTGGCTTTGCAGCATTGCCACTCACTGAACATTGCACACAGAGACCTCAAGCCTGAGAATCTCCTCTTCAAGGATAACTCTCTG GATGCACCTGTTAAATTGTGTGACTTTGGGTTTGCCAAAGTAGACCAAGGTGACTTGATGACACCCCAGTTCACTCCCTATTATGTAGCACCTCAG GTATTGGAGGCACAAAGAAGACATCAGAAGGAAAAGTCTGGTATTATCCCCACCTCTCCAACCCCTTACACCTACAACAAG AGCTGTGACCTGTGGTCCCTGGGGGTGATTATCTACGTGATGCTGTGTGGGTACCCCCCCTTCTACTCCAAGCACCACAGCCGGACGATTCCCAAGGACATGAGGAAAAAGATCATGACAGGAAGCTTCGAGTTCCCAGAGGAGGAGTGGAGCCAGATCTCAGAAATGGCAAAAGACATTGTCAGAAA gctgctgaagGTGAAGCCTGAGGAACGTCTGACCATTGAGGGGGTGTTGGACCATCCCTGGCTCAATTCCACTGAGGCCCTGGACAACATCCTGCCCTCTGCCCAGCTGATGATGGACAAG GCCATGGTGGCTGGGATCCAGCAGGCTCATGCAGAACAACTTGCAAACATGAGAATCCAAGACCTCAAAGTGAGCCTGAAGCCCCTTCACTCCGTGAACAACCCGATCCTGCGCAAGCGGAAACTCCTGGG CACCAAGCCAAAGGATGGTGTTTACATCCATGACCCTGAGAATGGAAGCAATGACTCCAACGTGGCTCTGGAGAAGCTCAGAGATGTGATTGCTCAGTGCATTCTACCACAGGCTGGTAAAG GAGAGAATGAAGATGAGAAGTTGAATGAAGTGATGCAGGAGGCCTGGAAATACAACAGGGAGTGCAAATTGCTGCGGGACACCCTGCAGAGCTTCAGCTGGAACG gcAGAGGATTCACAGACAAAGTGGATCGACTAAAACTGGCAGAAATTGTCAAACAAGTGATCGAAGAGCAGACAAATTCCCACGACTCTCAATAG
- the MAPKAPK5 gene encoding MAP kinase-activated protein kinase 5 isoform X3, producing the protein MSHDHDMERTIKETSILEEYNINWTQKLGAGISGPVRVCMKKSSQERFALKILLDRPKARNEVRLHMMCATHPNIVQIIEVYANSVQFPHESSPRARLLIVMEMMEGGELFHRISQHRHFTEKQASQVTKQATLALQHCHSLNIAHRDLKPENLLFKDNSLDAPVKLCDFGFAKVDQGDLMTPQFTPYYVAPQVLEAQRRHQKEKSGIIPTSPTPYTYNKSCDLWSLGVIIYVMLCGYPPFYSKHHSRTIPKDMRKKIMTGSFEFPEEEWSQISEMAKDIVRKLLKVKPEERLTIEGVLDHPWLNSTEALDNILPSAQLMMDKAMVAGIQQAHAEQLANMRIQDLKVSLKPLHSVNNPILRKRKLLGTKPKDGVYIHDPENGSNDSNVALEKLRDVIAQCILPQAGKGENEDEKLNEVMQEAWKYNRECKLLRDTLQSFSWNGRGFTDKVDRLKLAEIVKQVIEEQTNSHDSQ; encoded by the exons GAAACCTCCATTTTAGAGGAATACAACATAAACTGGACTCAGAAGCTGGGAGCTGGCATCAGTGGGCCTGTCAG AGTCTGCATGAAAAAATCCTCCCAGGAACGCTTTGCACTGAAAATCCTCCTCGATCGTCCAAAAGCTCGAAATGAG GTACGTCTGCACATGATGTGTGCAACACATCCCAATATTGTTCAAATAATTGAAGTTTATGCTAACAGTGTGCAGTTCCCACATGAATCCAGCCCCAG GGCTCGGCTCCTAATTGTAATGGAGATGATGGAAGGGGGAGAGCTCTTCCACAGAATCAGCCAGCACCGGCACTTTACTGAGAAGCAAGCGAGCCAAGTAACAAAGCAGGCAA CTTTGGCTTTGCAGCATTGCCACTCACTGAACATTGCACACAGAGACCTCAAGCCTGAGAATCTCCTCTTCAAGGATAACTCTCTG GATGCACCTGTTAAATTGTGTGACTTTGGGTTTGCCAAAGTAGACCAAGGTGACTTGATGACACCCCAGTTCACTCCCTATTATGTAGCACCTCAG GTATTGGAGGCACAAAGAAGACATCAGAAGGAAAAGTCTGGTATTATCCCCACCTCTCCAACCCCTTACACCTACAACAAG AGCTGTGACCTGTGGTCCCTGGGGGTGATTATCTACGTGATGCTGTGTGGGTACCCCCCCTTCTACTCCAAGCACCACAGCCGGACGATTCCCAAGGACATGAGGAAAAAGATCATGACAGGAAGCTTCGAGTTCCCAGAGGAGGAGTGGAGCCAGATCTCAGAAATGGCAAAAGACATTGTCAGAAA gctgctgaagGTGAAGCCTGAGGAACGTCTGACCATTGAGGGGGTGTTGGACCATCCCTGGCTCAATTCCACTGAGGCCCTGGACAACATCCTGCCCTCTGCCCAGCTGATGATGGACAAG GCCATGGTGGCTGGGATCCAGCAGGCTCATGCAGAACAACTTGCAAACATGAGAATCCAAGACCTCAAAGTGAGCCTGAAGCCCCTTCACTCCGTGAACAACCCGATCCTGCGCAAGCGGAAACTCCTGGG CACCAAGCCAAAGGATGGTGTTTACATCCATGACCCTGAGAATGGAAGCAATGACTCCAACGTGGCTCTGGAGAAGCTCAGAGATGTGATTGCTCAGTGCATTCTACCACAGGCTGGTAAAG GAGAGAATGAAGATGAGAAGTTGAATGAAGTGATGCAGGAGGCCTGGAAATACAACAGGGAGTGCAAATTGCTGCGGGACACCCTGCAGAGCTTCAGCTGGAACG gcAGAGGATTCACAGACAAAGTGGATCGACTAAAACTGGCAGAAATTGTCAAACAAGTGATCGAAGAGCAGACAAATTCCCACGACTCTCAATAG
- the MAPKAPK5 gene encoding MAP kinase-activated protein kinase 5 isoform X7 — MSHDHDMERTIKETSILEEYNINWTQKLGAGISGPVRVCMKKSSQERFALKILLDRPKARNEIALALQHCHSLNIAHRDLKPENLLFKDNSLDAPVKLCDFGFAKVDQGDLMTPQFTPYYVAPQVLEAQRRHQKEKSGIIPTSPTPYTYNKSCDLWSLGVIIYVMLCGYPPFYSKHHSRTIPKDMRKKIMTGSFEFPEEEWSQISEMAKDIVRKLLKVKPEERLTIEGVLDHPWLNSTEALDNILPSAQLMMDKAMVAGIQQAHAEQLANMRIQDLKVSLKPLHSVNNPILRKRKLLGTKPKDGVYIHDPENGSNDSNVALEKLRDVIAQCILPQAGENEDEKLNEVMQEAWKYNRECKLLRDTLQSFSWNGRGFTDKVDRLKLAEIVKQVIEEQTNSHDSQ, encoded by the exons GAAACCTCCATTTTAGAGGAATACAACATAAACTGGACTCAGAAGCTGGGAGCTGGCATCAGTGGGCCTGTCAG AGTCTGCATGAAAAAATCCTCCCAGGAACGCTTTGCACTGAAAATCCTCCTCGATCGTCCAAAAGCTCGAAATGAG ATAGCTTTGGCTTTGCAGCATTGCCACTCACTGAACATTGCACACAGAGACCTCAAGCCTGAGAATCTCCTCTTCAAGGATAACTCTCTG GATGCACCTGTTAAATTGTGTGACTTTGGGTTTGCCAAAGTAGACCAAGGTGACTTGATGACACCCCAGTTCACTCCCTATTATGTAGCACCTCAG GTATTGGAGGCACAAAGAAGACATCAGAAGGAAAAGTCTGGTATTATCCCCACCTCTCCAACCCCTTACACCTACAACAAG AGCTGTGACCTGTGGTCCCTGGGGGTGATTATCTACGTGATGCTGTGTGGGTACCCCCCCTTCTACTCCAAGCACCACAGCCGGACGATTCCCAAGGACATGAGGAAAAAGATCATGACAGGAAGCTTCGAGTTCCCAGAGGAGGAGTGGAGCCAGATCTCAGAAATGGCAAAAGACATTGTCAGAAA gctgctgaagGTGAAGCCTGAGGAACGTCTGACCATTGAGGGGGTGTTGGACCATCCCTGGCTCAATTCCACTGAGGCCCTGGACAACATCCTGCCCTCTGCCCAGCTGATGATGGACAAG GCCATGGTGGCTGGGATCCAGCAGGCTCATGCAGAACAACTTGCAAACATGAGAATCCAAGACCTCAAAGTGAGCCTGAAGCCCCTTCACTCCGTGAACAACCCGATCCTGCGCAAGCGGAAACTCCTGGG CACCAAGCCAAAGGATGGTGTTTACATCCATGACCCTGAGAATGGAAGCAATGACTCCAACGTGGCTCTGGAGAAGCTCAGAGATGTGATTGCTCAGTGCATTCTACCACAGGCTG GAGAGAATGAAGATGAGAAGTTGAATGAAGTGATGCAGGAGGCCTGGAAATACAACAGGGAGTGCAAATTGCTGCGGGACACCCTGCAGAGCTTCAGCTGGAACG gcAGAGGATTCACAGACAAAGTGGATCGACTAAAACTGGCAGAAATTGTCAAACAAGTGATCGAAGAGCAGACAAATTCCCACGACTCTCAATAG
- the MAPKAPK5 gene encoding MAP kinase-activated protein kinase 5 isoform X8 has protein sequence MSHDHDMERTIKETSILEEYNINWTQKLGAGISGPVRVCMKKSSQERFALKILLDRPKARNEIALALQHCHSLNIAHRDLKPENLLFKDNSLVLEAQRRHQKEKSGIIPTSPTPYTYNKSCDLWSLGVIIYVMLCGYPPFYSKHHSRTIPKDMRKKIMTGSFEFPEEEWSQISEMAKDIVRKLLKVKPEERLTIEGVLDHPWLNSTEALDNILPSAQLMMDKAMVAGIQQAHAEQLANMRIQDLKVSLKPLHSVNNPILRKRKLLGTKPKDGVYIHDPENGSNDSNVALEKLRDVIAQCILPQAGKGENEDEKLNEVMQEAWKYNRECKLLRDTLQSFSWNGRGFTDKVDRLKLAEIVKQVIEEQTNSHDSQ, from the exons GAAACCTCCATTTTAGAGGAATACAACATAAACTGGACTCAGAAGCTGGGAGCTGGCATCAGTGGGCCTGTCAG AGTCTGCATGAAAAAATCCTCCCAGGAACGCTTTGCACTGAAAATCCTCCTCGATCGTCCAAAAGCTCGAAATGAG ATAGCTTTGGCTTTGCAGCATTGCCACTCACTGAACATTGCACACAGAGACCTCAAGCCTGAGAATCTCCTCTTCAAGGATAACTCTCTG GTATTGGAGGCACAAAGAAGACATCAGAAGGAAAAGTCTGGTATTATCCCCACCTCTCCAACCCCTTACACCTACAACAAG AGCTGTGACCTGTGGTCCCTGGGGGTGATTATCTACGTGATGCTGTGTGGGTACCCCCCCTTCTACTCCAAGCACCACAGCCGGACGATTCCCAAGGACATGAGGAAAAAGATCATGACAGGAAGCTTCGAGTTCCCAGAGGAGGAGTGGAGCCAGATCTCAGAAATGGCAAAAGACATTGTCAGAAA gctgctgaagGTGAAGCCTGAGGAACGTCTGACCATTGAGGGGGTGTTGGACCATCCCTGGCTCAATTCCACTGAGGCCCTGGACAACATCCTGCCCTCTGCCCAGCTGATGATGGACAAG GCCATGGTGGCTGGGATCCAGCAGGCTCATGCAGAACAACTTGCAAACATGAGAATCCAAGACCTCAAAGTGAGCCTGAAGCCCCTTCACTCCGTGAACAACCCGATCCTGCGCAAGCGGAAACTCCTGGG CACCAAGCCAAAGGATGGTGTTTACATCCATGACCCTGAGAATGGAAGCAATGACTCCAACGTGGCTCTGGAGAAGCTCAGAGATGTGATTGCTCAGTGCATTCTACCACAGGCTGGTAAAG GAGAGAATGAAGATGAGAAGTTGAATGAAGTGATGCAGGAGGCCTGGAAATACAACAGGGAGTGCAAATTGCTGCGGGACACCCTGCAGAGCTTCAGCTGGAACG gcAGAGGATTCACAGACAAAGTGGATCGACTAAAACTGGCAGAAATTGTCAAACAAGTGATCGAAGAGCAGACAAATTCCCACGACTCTCAATAG
- the MAPKAPK5 gene encoding MAP kinase-activated protein kinase 5 isoform X1, translated as MSHDHDMERTIKETSILEEYNINWTQKLGAGISGPVRVCMKKSSQERFALKILLDRPKARNEVRLHMMCATHPNIVQIIEVYANSVQFPHESSPRARLLIVMEMMEGGELFHRISQHRHFTEKQASQVTKQASHPLSQQIHHALAKIALALQHCHSLNIAHRDLKPENLLFKDNSLDAPVKLCDFGFAKVDQGDLMTPQFTPYYVAPQVLEAQRRHQKEKSGIIPTSPTPYTYNKSCDLWSLGVIIYVMLCGYPPFYSKHHSRTIPKDMRKKIMTGSFEFPEEEWSQISEMAKDIVRKLLKVKPEERLTIEGVLDHPWLNSTEALDNILPSAQLMMDKAMVAGIQQAHAEQLANMRIQDLKVSLKPLHSVNNPILRKRKLLGTKPKDGVYIHDPENGSNDSNVALEKLRDVIAQCILPQAGKGENEDEKLNEVMQEAWKYNRECKLLRDTLQSFSWNGRGFTDKVDRLKLAEIVKQVIEEQTNSHDSQ; from the exons GAAACCTCCATTTTAGAGGAATACAACATAAACTGGACTCAGAAGCTGGGAGCTGGCATCAGTGGGCCTGTCAG AGTCTGCATGAAAAAATCCTCCCAGGAACGCTTTGCACTGAAAATCCTCCTCGATCGTCCAAAAGCTCGAAATGAG GTACGTCTGCACATGATGTGTGCAACACATCCCAATATTGTTCAAATAATTGAAGTTTATGCTAACAGTGTGCAGTTCCCACATGAATCCAGCCCCAG GGCTCGGCTCCTAATTGTAATGGAGATGATGGAAGGGGGAGAGCTCTTCCACAGAATCAGCCAGCACCGGCACTTTACTGAGAAGCAAGCGAGCCAAGTAACAAAGCAGGCAAGTCACCCCCTGTCCCAGCAAATCCATCATGCTCTGGCTAAA ATAGCTTTGGCTTTGCAGCATTGCCACTCACTGAACATTGCACACAGAGACCTCAAGCCTGAGAATCTCCTCTTCAAGGATAACTCTCTG GATGCACCTGTTAAATTGTGTGACTTTGGGTTTGCCAAAGTAGACCAAGGTGACTTGATGACACCCCAGTTCACTCCCTATTATGTAGCACCTCAG GTATTGGAGGCACAAAGAAGACATCAGAAGGAAAAGTCTGGTATTATCCCCACCTCTCCAACCCCTTACACCTACAACAAG AGCTGTGACCTGTGGTCCCTGGGGGTGATTATCTACGTGATGCTGTGTGGGTACCCCCCCTTCTACTCCAAGCACCACAGCCGGACGATTCCCAAGGACATGAGGAAAAAGATCATGACAGGAAGCTTCGAGTTCCCAGAGGAGGAGTGGAGCCAGATCTCAGAAATGGCAAAAGACATTGTCAGAAA gctgctgaagGTGAAGCCTGAGGAACGTCTGACCATTGAGGGGGTGTTGGACCATCCCTGGCTCAATTCCACTGAGGCCCTGGACAACATCCTGCCCTCTGCCCAGCTGATGATGGACAAG GCCATGGTGGCTGGGATCCAGCAGGCTCATGCAGAACAACTTGCAAACATGAGAATCCAAGACCTCAAAGTGAGCCTGAAGCCCCTTCACTCCGTGAACAACCCGATCCTGCGCAAGCGGAAACTCCTGGG CACCAAGCCAAAGGATGGTGTTTACATCCATGACCCTGAGAATGGAAGCAATGACTCCAACGTGGCTCTGGAGAAGCTCAGAGATGTGATTGCTCAGTGCATTCTACCACAGGCTGGTAAAG GAGAGAATGAAGATGAGAAGTTGAATGAAGTGATGCAGGAGGCCTGGAAATACAACAGGGAGTGCAAATTGCTGCGGGACACCCTGCAGAGCTTCAGCTGGAACG gcAGAGGATTCACAGACAAAGTGGATCGACTAAAACTGGCAGAAATTGTCAAACAAGTGATCGAAGAGCAGACAAATTCCCACGACTCTCAATAG
- the MAPKAPK5 gene encoding MAP kinase-activated protein kinase 5 isoform X5, whose protein sequence is MSHDHDMERTIKETSILEEYNINWTQKLGAGISGPVRVCMKKSSQERFALKILLDRPKARNEVRLHMMCATHPNIVQIIEVYANSVQFPHESSPRARLLIVMEMMEGGELFHRISQHRHFTEKQASQVTKQATLALQHCHSLNIAHRDLKPENLLFKDNSLVLEAQRRHQKEKSGIIPTSPTPYTYNKSCDLWSLGVIIYVMLCGYPPFYSKHHSRTIPKDMRKKIMTGSFEFPEEEWSQISEMAKDIVRKLLKVKPEERLTIEGVLDHPWLNSTEALDNILPSAQLMMDKAMVAGIQQAHAEQLANMRIQDLKVSLKPLHSVNNPILRKRKLLGTKPKDGVYIHDPENGSNDSNVALEKLRDVIAQCILPQAGKGENEDEKLNEVMQEAWKYNRECKLLRDTLQSFSWNGRGFTDKVDRLKLAEIVKQVIEEQTNSHDSQ, encoded by the exons GAAACCTCCATTTTAGAGGAATACAACATAAACTGGACTCAGAAGCTGGGAGCTGGCATCAGTGGGCCTGTCAG AGTCTGCATGAAAAAATCCTCCCAGGAACGCTTTGCACTGAAAATCCTCCTCGATCGTCCAAAAGCTCGAAATGAG GTACGTCTGCACATGATGTGTGCAACACATCCCAATATTGTTCAAATAATTGAAGTTTATGCTAACAGTGTGCAGTTCCCACATGAATCCAGCCCCAG GGCTCGGCTCCTAATTGTAATGGAGATGATGGAAGGGGGAGAGCTCTTCCACAGAATCAGCCAGCACCGGCACTTTACTGAGAAGCAAGCGAGCCAAGTAACAAAGCAGGCAA CTTTGGCTTTGCAGCATTGCCACTCACTGAACATTGCACACAGAGACCTCAAGCCTGAGAATCTCCTCTTCAAGGATAACTCTCTG GTATTGGAGGCACAAAGAAGACATCAGAAGGAAAAGTCTGGTATTATCCCCACCTCTCCAACCCCTTACACCTACAACAAG AGCTGTGACCTGTGGTCCCTGGGGGTGATTATCTACGTGATGCTGTGTGGGTACCCCCCCTTCTACTCCAAGCACCACAGCCGGACGATTCCCAAGGACATGAGGAAAAAGATCATGACAGGAAGCTTCGAGTTCCCAGAGGAGGAGTGGAGCCAGATCTCAGAAATGGCAAAAGACATTGTCAGAAA gctgctgaagGTGAAGCCTGAGGAACGTCTGACCATTGAGGGGGTGTTGGACCATCCCTGGCTCAATTCCACTGAGGCCCTGGACAACATCCTGCCCTCTGCCCAGCTGATGATGGACAAG GCCATGGTGGCTGGGATCCAGCAGGCTCATGCAGAACAACTTGCAAACATGAGAATCCAAGACCTCAAAGTGAGCCTGAAGCCCCTTCACTCCGTGAACAACCCGATCCTGCGCAAGCGGAAACTCCTGGG CACCAAGCCAAAGGATGGTGTTTACATCCATGACCCTGAGAATGGAAGCAATGACTCCAACGTGGCTCTGGAGAAGCTCAGAGATGTGATTGCTCAGTGCATTCTACCACAGGCTGGTAAAG GAGAGAATGAAGATGAGAAGTTGAATGAAGTGATGCAGGAGGCCTGGAAATACAACAGGGAGTGCAAATTGCTGCGGGACACCCTGCAGAGCTTCAGCTGGAACG gcAGAGGATTCACAGACAAAGTGGATCGACTAAAACTGGCAGAAATTGTCAAACAAGTGATCGAAGAGCAGACAAATTCCCACGACTCTCAATAG
- the MAPKAPK5 gene encoding MAP kinase-activated protein kinase 5 isoform X2, whose protein sequence is MSHDHDMERTIKETSILEEYNINWTQKLGAGISGPVRVCMKKSSQERFALKILLDRPKARNEVRLHMMCATHPNIVQIIEVYANSVQFPHESSPRARLLIVMEMMEGGELFHRISQHRHFTEKQASQVTKQASHPLSQQIHHALAKIALALQHCHSLNIAHRDLKPENLLFKDNSLDAPVKLCDFGFAKVDQGDLMTPQFTPYYVAPQVLEAQRRHQKEKSGIIPTSPTPYTYNKSCDLWSLGVIIYVMLCGYPPFYSKHHSRTIPKDMRKKIMTGSFEFPEEEWSQISEMAKDIVRKLLKVKPEERLTIEGVLDHPWLNSTEALDNILPSAQLMMDKAMVAGIQQAHAEQLANMRIQDLKVSLKPLHSVNNPILRKRKLLGTKPKDGVYIHDPENGSNDSNVALEKLRDVIAQCILPQAGENEDEKLNEVMQEAWKYNRECKLLRDTLQSFSWNGRGFTDKVDRLKLAEIVKQVIEEQTNSHDSQ, encoded by the exons GAAACCTCCATTTTAGAGGAATACAACATAAACTGGACTCAGAAGCTGGGAGCTGGCATCAGTGGGCCTGTCAG AGTCTGCATGAAAAAATCCTCCCAGGAACGCTTTGCACTGAAAATCCTCCTCGATCGTCCAAAAGCTCGAAATGAG GTACGTCTGCACATGATGTGTGCAACACATCCCAATATTGTTCAAATAATTGAAGTTTATGCTAACAGTGTGCAGTTCCCACATGAATCCAGCCCCAG GGCTCGGCTCCTAATTGTAATGGAGATGATGGAAGGGGGAGAGCTCTTCCACAGAATCAGCCAGCACCGGCACTTTACTGAGAAGCAAGCGAGCCAAGTAACAAAGCAGGCAAGTCACCCCCTGTCCCAGCAAATCCATCATGCTCTGGCTAAA ATAGCTTTGGCTTTGCAGCATTGCCACTCACTGAACATTGCACACAGAGACCTCAAGCCTGAGAATCTCCTCTTCAAGGATAACTCTCTG GATGCACCTGTTAAATTGTGTGACTTTGGGTTTGCCAAAGTAGACCAAGGTGACTTGATGACACCCCAGTTCACTCCCTATTATGTAGCACCTCAG GTATTGGAGGCACAAAGAAGACATCAGAAGGAAAAGTCTGGTATTATCCCCACCTCTCCAACCCCTTACACCTACAACAAG AGCTGTGACCTGTGGTCCCTGGGGGTGATTATCTACGTGATGCTGTGTGGGTACCCCCCCTTCTACTCCAAGCACCACAGCCGGACGATTCCCAAGGACATGAGGAAAAAGATCATGACAGGAAGCTTCGAGTTCCCAGAGGAGGAGTGGAGCCAGATCTCAGAAATGGCAAAAGACATTGTCAGAAA gctgctgaagGTGAAGCCTGAGGAACGTCTGACCATTGAGGGGGTGTTGGACCATCCCTGGCTCAATTCCACTGAGGCCCTGGACAACATCCTGCCCTCTGCCCAGCTGATGATGGACAAG GCCATGGTGGCTGGGATCCAGCAGGCTCATGCAGAACAACTTGCAAACATGAGAATCCAAGACCTCAAAGTGAGCCTGAAGCCCCTTCACTCCGTGAACAACCCGATCCTGCGCAAGCGGAAACTCCTGGG CACCAAGCCAAAGGATGGTGTTTACATCCATGACCCTGAGAATGGAAGCAATGACTCCAACGTGGCTCTGGAGAAGCTCAGAGATGTGATTGCTCAGTGCATTCTACCACAGGCTG GAGAGAATGAAGATGAGAAGTTGAATGAAGTGATGCAGGAGGCCTGGAAATACAACAGGGAGTGCAAATTGCTGCGGGACACCCTGCAGAGCTTCAGCTGGAACG gcAGAGGATTCACAGACAAAGTGGATCGACTAAAACTGGCAGAAATTGTCAAACAAGTGATCGAAGAGCAGACAAATTCCCACGACTCTCAATAG
- the MAPKAPK5 gene encoding MAP kinase-activated protein kinase 5 isoform X4: MKKSSQERFALKILLDRPKARNEVRLHMMCATHPNIVQIIEVYANSVQFPHESSPRARLLIVMEMMEGGELFHRISQHRHFTEKQASQVTKQASHPLSQQIHHALAKIALALQHCHSLNIAHRDLKPENLLFKDNSLDAPVKLCDFGFAKVDQGDLMTPQFTPYYVAPQVLEAQRRHQKEKSGIIPTSPTPYTYNKSCDLWSLGVIIYVMLCGYPPFYSKHHSRTIPKDMRKKIMTGSFEFPEEEWSQISEMAKDIVRKLLKVKPEERLTIEGVLDHPWLNSTEALDNILPSAQLMMDKAMVAGIQQAHAEQLANMRIQDLKVSLKPLHSVNNPILRKRKLLGTKPKDGVYIHDPENGSNDSNVALEKLRDVIAQCILPQAGKGENEDEKLNEVMQEAWKYNRECKLLRDTLQSFSWNGRGFTDKVDRLKLAEIVKQVIEEQTNSHDSQ; encoded by the exons ATGAAAAAATCCTCCCAGGAACGCTTTGCACTGAAAATCCTCCTCGATCGTCCAAAAGCTCGAAATGAG GTACGTCTGCACATGATGTGTGCAACACATCCCAATATTGTTCAAATAATTGAAGTTTATGCTAACAGTGTGCAGTTCCCACATGAATCCAGCCCCAG GGCTCGGCTCCTAATTGTAATGGAGATGATGGAAGGGGGAGAGCTCTTCCACAGAATCAGCCAGCACCGGCACTTTACTGAGAAGCAAGCGAGCCAAGTAACAAAGCAGGCAAGTCACCCCCTGTCCCAGCAAATCCATCATGCTCTGGCTAAA ATAGCTTTGGCTTTGCAGCATTGCCACTCACTGAACATTGCACACAGAGACCTCAAGCCTGAGAATCTCCTCTTCAAGGATAACTCTCTG GATGCACCTGTTAAATTGTGTGACTTTGGGTTTGCCAAAGTAGACCAAGGTGACTTGATGACACCCCAGTTCACTCCCTATTATGTAGCACCTCAG GTATTGGAGGCACAAAGAAGACATCAGAAGGAAAAGTCTGGTATTATCCCCACCTCTCCAACCCCTTACACCTACAACAAG AGCTGTGACCTGTGGTCCCTGGGGGTGATTATCTACGTGATGCTGTGTGGGTACCCCCCCTTCTACTCCAAGCACCACAGCCGGACGATTCCCAAGGACATGAGGAAAAAGATCATGACAGGAAGCTTCGAGTTCCCAGAGGAGGAGTGGAGCCAGATCTCAGAAATGGCAAAAGACATTGTCAGAAA gctgctgaagGTGAAGCCTGAGGAACGTCTGACCATTGAGGGGGTGTTGGACCATCCCTGGCTCAATTCCACTGAGGCCCTGGACAACATCCTGCCCTCTGCCCAGCTGATGATGGACAAG GCCATGGTGGCTGGGATCCAGCAGGCTCATGCAGAACAACTTGCAAACATGAGAATCCAAGACCTCAAAGTGAGCCTGAAGCCCCTTCACTCCGTGAACAACCCGATCCTGCGCAAGCGGAAACTCCTGGG CACCAAGCCAAAGGATGGTGTTTACATCCATGACCCTGAGAATGGAAGCAATGACTCCAACGTGGCTCTGGAGAAGCTCAGAGATGTGATTGCTCAGTGCATTCTACCACAGGCTGGTAAAG GAGAGAATGAAGATGAGAAGTTGAATGAAGTGATGCAGGAGGCCTGGAAATACAACAGGGAGTGCAAATTGCTGCGGGACACCCTGCAGAGCTTCAGCTGGAACG gcAGAGGATTCACAGACAAAGTGGATCGACTAAAACTGGCAGAAATTGTCAAACAAGTGATCGAAGAGCAGACAAATTCCCACGACTCTCAATAG